The Daphnia magna isolate NIES linkage group LG3, ASM2063170v1.1, whole genome shotgun sequence genomic interval TTCTGAATACACCGTGGGGGGGTTTGGCCGTGGACATTTTCACGTTGCACAACCGCTGGAATCGCGAGCAAGTCATGGCTCTCATGGGTCCGTCGACGTTCGCTTTCAGCGTCGTTCGCGATCCCGTTGACCAGTTCGAATCGCTCTACAATTACATGGGTTTGAGCGCCACTTACAAGACGGTAGGTTTTGGCGCGAGAGCCCATTTCAATTTGGCCAATTTCAGCGTGAAATTCGATGGTTTTTCGTCGGTTCTTAGGATTTGAAAGGATTCGTTCGGCTCTTGCGAACCAATCAGAGCGTCATCAATCACAAGCCGCGCGGCGGGTTAGGCCGTTTCGGCCGCAATCAGATCGCGTTTGATTGGGGAGTGTCTCCGAAATTATTCGATAAAGACCCGGACGTGATTCGCGATCGCATTCAGCAGCTGGACGACGAATTTGAGTTGGTGCTCATCGCTGAAAGGATGGAGGAGTCGCTCGTCCTGTTGGCTGATCGACTCTGCTGGCCTTTGGAGTACGTTACTCACCTGGACCTGAACGTGAGAAAACCGGAGCGAACGGTGCGACTTGAAGAGAGCGAGCGCCACGTTCTCGGCCGCTGGCTCAATTTCGACACGGACATTTACGAGCATTTTTGTCGCCGATTTGATGACCACGTTGCCCGTTTCAACTCTTTCGGCCAGCCCGATCGAATGGAGGAACAGGTGCGACTACTTCGCCAGTTCAACCTCAGACTGCGGGAGCGTTGCGTGATCCAGCGTGTCGGCAACGAAAAGCTCCGGGGCAAGTTTCTGGAAACGCACAACGACACTTTCGGTTATCTCATCCAGCCGTAAGTACCTTTGATTATCATAACGGGATTCAAGTCGTTTTTTTACCgcggttttcttcttttctttctttcttttttcccatcATTTCGTTTATCGTTtaacaatatttaaaaaaaaaatacataaaataaaataaatatatattaataataaaaaaggaacAAGCCAGACTGTGACCCGTATGCCATGAGTGAGCCGGCCTACCTGCGCCTGTTCCGCGAGAAATTGAATCGACGTGCCAAAATGGCTCTGAAAAGGAATCCGTTCGTGCATGCGCCTTCCATTAGGACAAAATGAGTTCTCTATATACGTCAGCCAAAAATGAATGGGCTTCTCTactaaagaaaagaaaagaaaagaaaaaaaggaacgtgAATAGAAGAAAAGGCACACATAAAAATGTGAAAACCAAAAcgacaacaaacaaaacaaaaaataataataataataaaatatttaatatttatgGATTGACCAAGTTTCAATGATTGAAGCGCCCCGGCTCTTTGTGCTGCTACCATGCTGGCCCTGGTGGTCTCCCTTTCACTATAAGCATTTGTTGATTCATTGCACACCGATTTATGCCGCCTCCATTTTCaagtttcattttcaaatgttcGAAAGCTCGTGAATTCGATTC includes:
- the LOC116918902 gene encoding galactosylceramide sulfotransferase isoform X1; the encoded protein is MIKLNGHFGSIRGRFSIRHLFLFSASALLVIVTYRPYSNNNNSAVVADNSQVIDFDRPTSKECRPVNKIAFMKTHKCASSTIENILFRHALRENLNVAMPLKGNYLSRTELFNRSSVLNTPWGGLAVDIFTLHNRWNREQVMALMGPSTFAFSVVRDPVDQFESLYNYMGLSATYKTDLKGFVRLLRTNQSVINHKPRGGLGRFGRNQIAFDWGVSPKLFDKDPDVIRDRIQQLDDEFELVLIAERMEESLVLLADRLCWPLEYVTHLDLNVRKPERTVRLEESERHVLGRWLNFDTDIYEHFCRRFDDHVARFNSFGQPDRMEEQVRLLRQFNLRLRERCVIQRVGNEKLRGKFLETHNDTFGYLIQPNKPDCDPYAMSEPAYLRLFREKLNRRAKMALKRNPFVHAPSIRTK
- the LOC116918902 gene encoding galactosylceramide sulfotransferase isoform X2, translated to MIKLNGHFGSIRGRFSIRHLFLFSASALLVIVTYRPYSNNNNSAVVADNSQVIDFDRPTSKECRPVNKIAFMKTHKCASSTIENILFRHALRENLNVAMPLKGNYLSRTELFNRSSVLNTPWGGLAVDIFTLHNRWNREQVMALMGPSTFAFSVVRDPVDQFESLYNYMGLSATYKTDLKGFVRLLRTNQSVINHKPRGGLGRFGRNQIAFDWGVSPKLFDKDPDVIRDRIQQLDDEFELVLIAERMEESLVLLADRLCWPLEYVTHLDLNVRKPERTVRLEESERHVLGRWLNFDTDIYEHFCRRFDDHVARFNSFGQPDRMEEQVRLLRQFNLRLRERCVIQRVGNEKLRGKFLETHNDTFGYLIQP